GCGTCGATCTGAAGTTCAAGAACGTTTTCGGCGACGTACTGAGATGGTTAAATTAATACGGCATTTTTATGAAGAAAAGGGCTTTTTAGAGATTGAAACCCCCGTATTGACCAAAGCGACACCGGAAGGGGCACGAGATTATCTGGTGCCGAGTCGTATTTATCCGGGTGAATTTTATGCGTTGCCGCAATCCCCCCAATTATTTAAACAATTATTGATGATTGCAGGGTTTGATCGGTACTACCAAATCGTACGTTGTTTCCGTGACGAAGATTTGCGCGCGGATAGACAGCCTGAATTTACTCAACTCGATATGGAAATGTCTTTTTGTAGCGAGGAGGATATACAAACGCTCAATGAATCCTTGATCTGTTATTTGTTTAAAAAATTATTAGCGGTGGATTTACCCTGTCCTTTTCCACGCTTAAGTTATGCCACGGCCATGCAACGCTACGGAAGTGATAAACCCGATTTACGGATTCCGTTTGAGTTAGTCGATATTGCCGATTTAGTAGAAAACATAACGTTTAAAGTTTTTTCGGATCCAGCCAAAGATGCCAACGCGCGAGTGACCGCATTACGCATTCCTCAAGGGGCTGAATTAACACGTAAAGCAATAGAAACGTACACCCATTATGCGGCGATTTTTGGTGCGAAAGGATTGGCCTACCTGAAAGTTTTCGATCCGAGCCAGGGGGTAAAAGGTCTACAATCACCTATTTTAAAGTTTATTCCAGATGCGGTTGTCAATGCCATCTTACAACGAGTGGATGCTAAAAAAGGTGATATTATTTTCTTTGGTGCGGGCGATGCTAAAATAGTGAGTGAATCCTTAGGCGCGCTACGCGTTAAATTAGGCCATGATTTTAACTGCATTAAAGAAGGATGGTTCCCTTTGTGGGTGGTTGACTTTCCTTTATTTGAATTTGAAAAAGAAGAAAAACGCTGGAAAGCCTTGCATCATCCTTTTACGGCACCTAAGATTACGAATGCCGCTGAATTATTGGCAAACCCTGAAGCGTG
The DNA window shown above is from Rickettsiella grylli and carries:
- the aspS gene encoding aspartate--tRNA ligase; the protein is MQRTHYCQQLNSNLVNETVHVCGWVHHRRDHGGIIFIDLRDRSGLLQVVFNPEQSELFKQAETLRNEYVVQISGEIRLRPQGTENTQLKSGNIELKPTALIILNTSAPLPISIDAYTPVSEEVALRYRYLDLRRSEVQERFRRRTEMVKLIRHFYEEKGFLEIETPVLTKATPEGARDYLVPSRIYPGEFYALPQSPQLFKQLLMIAGFDRYYQIVRCFRDEDLRADRQPEFTQLDMEMSFCSEEDIQTLNESLICYLFKKLLAVDLPCPFPRLSYATAMQRYGSDKPDLRIPFELVDIADLVENITFKVFSDPAKDANARVTALRIPQGAELTRKAIETYTHYAAIFGAKGLAYLKVFDPSQGVKGLQSPILKFIPDAVVNAILQRVDAKKGDIIFFGAGDAKIVSESLGALRVKLGHDFNCIKEGWFPLWVVDFPLFEFEKEEKRWKALHHPFTAPKITNAAELLANPEACLSRAYDMVLNGCEVGGGSIRIHDSAIQKAVFDRLTLSEAEQKEKFGFFLEALKFGCPPHGGMAFGLDRLVMLMTNAQSIRDVIAFPKTQTGHCPLTHAPSLVSEQQLKELALQIRKK